A stretch of Pseudoclavibacter chungangensis DNA encodes these proteins:
- a CDS encoding tetratricopeptide repeat protein: protein MADPQMDPADLRGAVDLSALVQRANGAGEGAAPPTAEAARAEAVASGAEPIAVLPDAVVEGDEQTLQEFMQLSRFMPVVVEMHAAWSSEAQALSPVLARLVRAQHGRLVLVRIDLDAHPMLGKQPQVLALLAGQPVQLFAGNPPEEQIQQLLDEILQVAQQQGLRGRVQIEGGGDGEDGAEPAPEPELPPLHAEAYAAIERGDYEAGISAFERALAENPADEQAHAGLAQVKLLERLQGRTLDEIRSRAAAEPDDLDAQLDVADLDLSGGHVEDAFDRLLRAFPSADADGRTRIRERLLELFEVVGRDDPRVSAARRRLTSLLF, encoded by the coding sequence TTGGCTGACCCACAGATGGACCCCGCCGACCTGCGCGGAGCCGTAGATCTCTCCGCGCTCGTGCAGCGCGCGAACGGTGCAGGCGAGGGGGCAGCGCCCCCGACGGCCGAAGCGGCACGTGCCGAGGCCGTCGCCTCGGGCGCCGAGCCGATCGCCGTGCTCCCCGACGCGGTGGTGGAGGGTGACGAGCAGACGCTGCAGGAGTTCATGCAGCTGTCGCGGTTCATGCCGGTCGTCGTCGAGATGCACGCGGCCTGGTCGAGCGAGGCGCAGGCGCTCTCGCCCGTGCTTGCGCGGCTCGTCCGGGCACAGCACGGCAGGCTCGTGCTCGTACGGATCGACCTCGACGCCCACCCGATGCTCGGGAAGCAGCCGCAGGTGCTCGCGCTGCTCGCGGGACAGCCCGTGCAGTTGTTCGCGGGGAATCCGCCGGAGGAGCAGATCCAGCAGCTGTTGGACGAGATCCTGCAGGTGGCGCAGCAGCAGGGGCTTCGCGGACGCGTCCAGATCGAGGGCGGTGGCGACGGAGAGGACGGCGCGGAGCCCGCTCCCGAGCCCGAGCTCCCGCCCCTGCACGCCGAAGCGTACGCGGCGATCGAACGCGGTGACTACGAGGCCGGGATCAGCGCGTTCGAGCGCGCGCTCGCCGAGAACCCCGCCGACGAGCAGGCGCACGCGGGCCTCGCCCAGGTGAAGCTGCTCGAGCGACTCCAGGGCCGCACACTCGACGAGATCCGCTCGCGGGCGGCCGCCGAGCCCGACGACCTCGACGCGCAGCTCGACGTCGCCGACCTCGACCTCTCCGGCGGTCACGTGGAGGATGCCTTCGATCGACTCCTGCGGGCGTTCCCGAGCGCCGACGCCGATGGGCGGACGCGCATCCGGGAGCGTCTGCTCGAGCTCTTCGAGGTCGTCGGCAGGGACGATCCGCGCGTCTCGGCGGCCCGCCGACGGCTCACCTCGCTGCTCTTCTGA
- a CDS encoding DivIVA domain-containing protein: MPFDDINFSTAMRGYNREEVDEAIRNLRRQVSQQGTHDDGESREIQELRKRVRDLERELGEVGSPTYSGLGTKLAGTLATAEQQAQKLVADAQREADRIEGEAQRNAARIHQEANDYAERVTRDADTRAQRLTTDTRAEADSLLENARQEAELIKRNQEREIDTVKDQVTTELRELRHSTDLEVGALRAEAEAEVAALRQQTDKEIAETQDALATQRRALELARGELERELAAAREQHDQELVQERAAMERERDAARQQTASELDAKRETAMRELTAQRNELEVELTSRRNEFEQQLVAAGRKAEAAAKKLIDDATEQLADLNQRSEQVRREAGKLMADSRRRAQETIDQAERRAADLLDNTNRQARERNAEIEQRTRSMIEDAESRLTEIREEREQVATYLDGLRAAFSNVNLPGISMPSEQQQPKGAGGEKEGSAQQGTDTTSAQQRDGDDTRKVGASSKQGAPAAGNGSR; this comes from the coding sequence TTGCCATTCGACGACATCAACTTCTCGACGGCGATGCGCGGGTACAACCGCGAAGAGGTTGACGAGGCGATCCGGAACCTGCGCAGGCAGGTCTCGCAGCAGGGCACCCACGACGACGGGGAATCGCGCGAGATCCAGGAGCTGCGCAAGCGCGTCCGCGATCTCGAGCGCGAGCTGGGCGAGGTCGGCTCCCCCACGTACTCGGGTCTCGGCACCAAGCTCGCGGGCACGCTCGCGACCGCCGAGCAGCAGGCGCAGAAGCTCGTCGCCGACGCGCAGCGCGAGGCCGACCGGATCGAGGGCGAGGCGCAGCGCAATGCGGCCCGCATCCATCAGGAGGCGAACGACTACGCCGAGCGTGTGACGCGCGACGCCGACACGCGTGCGCAGCGACTCACGACCGACACGCGCGCCGAGGCCGACAGCCTGCTCGAGAACGCTCGCCAGGAGGCCGAGCTCATCAAGCGCAACCAGGAGCGCGAGATCGACACGGTCAAGGACCAGGTGACGACCGAGCTGCGCGAGCTCCGCCACAGCACCGACCTCGAGGTCGGTGCGCTGCGTGCCGAGGCGGAGGCGGAGGTCGCGGCCCTGCGCCAGCAGACCGACAAGGAGATCGCCGAGACGCAGGACGCGCTCGCGACCCAGCGTCGGGCGCTCGAACTCGCACGCGGTGAGCTCGAGCGCGAGCTGGCAGCCGCCCGGGAGCAGCACGACCAGGAGCTCGTGCAGGAGCGCGCGGCCATGGAGCGCGAGCGCGATGCCGCTCGACAGCAGACGGCCTCCGAGCTGGACGCGAAGCGTGAGACCGCGATGCGTGAGTTGACGGCGCAGCGCAACGAACTCGAGGTCGAGTTGACCTCGCGCCGCAACGAGTTCGAGCAGCAGCTCGTGGCCGCCGGGCGCAAGGCGGAGGCCGCGGCCAAGAAGCTCATCGACGACGCGACGGAGCAACTCGCCGACCTCAACCAGCGATCGGAGCAGGTGCGACGCGAGGCCGGCAAGCTCATGGCCGATTCCCGCCGCCGCGCCCAGGAGACGATCGACCAGGCCGAGCGCCGGGCCGCCGACCTGCTCGACAACACGAACCGTCAGGCGCGCGAACGCAACGCCGAGATCGAGCAGCGCACGCGCTCGATGATCGAGGACGCCGAGTCGCGCCTCACCGAGATCCGCGAGGAGCGCGAGCAGGTCGCGACGTACCTCGACGGGCTCCGCGCGGCCTTCTCGAACGTCAACCTGCCGGGCATCTCGATGCCCTCCGAGCAGCAGCAGCCCAAGGGCGCGGGCGGCGAGAAGGAGGGCTCGGCGCAGCAGGGTACCGACACGACGTCCGCCCAGCAGCGCGACGGCGACGACACGCGCAAGGTCGGCGCCTCCTCGAAGCAGGGTGCACCGGCAGCGGGCAACGGCTCACGCTAG
- a CDS encoding AI-2E family transporter, translating to MRIERPFRLGFVATLGVLAALVLGGMISSLGTVLTYVGAALFLALGFEPIIGWLERHRWPRWLAILTALVAVFGALALVVWAMIPSVTQQAASIVERYNTIVASITQLNVIEWANTTFPDLNVNQAINDALTWLRDNVAVIGGGVLQVGFTIVNGFFGTLIVFILTLYFVSNMNSMKRSFYQLTPASRRARVADLTEQITSSVGRYVVGQVSLGLVNGVLTFIILTLLGAAVPALFAVVAFLGSLIPLVGTLSASVVIVLLQLVLTDSGSNVWWILAIWYVVYMQLEAYLISPRIMSSAVKVPGPVVVIAALTGGTLLGLLGALVAIPVAAAILILIREVWIPAQNER from the coding sequence ATGCGCATCGAACGCCCGTTCCGGCTCGGATTCGTCGCCACGCTCGGCGTCCTCGCCGCACTCGTTCTCGGCGGGATGATCTCGTCGCTCGGAACGGTACTCACATACGTCGGGGCGGCCCTGTTCCTCGCACTCGGCTTCGAACCCATCATCGGCTGGCTGGAGCGTCACCGCTGGCCCCGCTGGCTCGCCATCCTCACGGCGCTCGTCGCCGTGTTCGGGGCACTCGCACTCGTCGTGTGGGCGATGATCCCCTCCGTCACACAGCAGGCCGCCTCGATCGTGGAGCGGTACAACACGATCGTGGCGAGCATCACGCAGCTCAACGTGATCGAGTGGGCGAACACGACGTTCCCGGACCTCAACGTCAATCAGGCGATCAACGACGCCCTCACCTGGCTGCGGGACAACGTGGCCGTCATCGGCGGGGGCGTCCTGCAGGTGGGATTCACGATCGTCAACGGCTTCTTCGGCACCCTCATCGTGTTCATCCTGACGCTGTACTTCGTCTCGAACATGAACAGCATGAAGCGCAGCTTCTACCAGCTCACGCCCGCATCCCGTCGCGCCCGCGTCGCGGATCTCACGGAGCAGATCACGAGCTCGGTGGGCCGCTACGTCGTCGGGCAGGTCTCACTCGGACTCGTCAACGGCGTGCTCACGTTCATCATCCTCACGCTGCTGGGCGCAGCGGTTCCCGCCCTGTTCGCCGTCGTGGCGTTCCTCGGCTCGCTCATCCCGCTCGTCGGAACGCTCTCGGCGTCGGTCGTCATCGTGCTGCTCCAGCTCGTGCTGACGGACTCCGGAAGCAATGTGTGGTGGATCCTGGCGATCTGGTACGTCGTCTACATGCAGCTCGAGGCGTACCTCATCAGCCCGCGCATCATGAGCTCCGCGGTCAAGGTGCCCGGCCCGGTCGTCGTGATCGCAGCACTCACGGGCGGCACGCTGCTCGGACTGCTCGGTGCGCTCGTCGCGATCCCCGTCGCGGCCGCGATCCTGATCCTCATCCGCGAGGTGTGGATCCCGGCGCAGAACGAGCGCTGA
- a CDS encoding alpha/beta hydrolase, with amino-acid sequence MTEPERIRANTELPAIREDIELRTADGLTLVGELATPVGREPVATLVTLHPLPTHGGFMDSHIFRKAALRLPALADLAVLRFNTRGTSSPRGTSDGAFGDGVTERGDVEAAMAFVGERGLPNPWLVGWSFGTELVLKYGRLFPDVVGFIMLSPPIRRTTQDELVAWSDETRPTVMIVPELDDYLRPEEARARTASVPCIRVVPVDEGRHLWVGEKQTSRVLGEIVALTNPSALPLPTHVPNAS; translated from the coding sequence ATGACCGAACCCGAACGCATTCGAGCGAACACGGAGTTGCCCGCGATCCGCGAGGACATCGAGTTGCGGACCGCGGACGGGCTCACGCTCGTCGGTGAACTCGCGACGCCGGTCGGGCGTGAGCCCGTCGCGACGCTCGTGACGCTCCACCCGTTGCCGACGCACGGCGGATTCATGGACTCGCACATCTTCCGGAAGGCGGCGCTCCGGCTCCCCGCGCTCGCCGATCTCGCGGTCCTGCGCTTCAACACACGTGGGACGAGCTCACCGCGCGGGACGAGCGACGGTGCGTTCGGTGACGGGGTGACCGAGCGGGGTGACGTCGAAGCGGCGATGGCGTTCGTCGGAGAGCGGGGGCTCCCGAACCCGTGGCTCGTCGGGTGGTCGTTCGGGACGGAACTCGTGCTCAAGTACGGGCGGCTGTTCCCCGACGTGGTCGGGTTCATCATGCTCTCGCCGCCGATCCGGCGGACGACGCAGGACGAGCTCGTGGCGTGGAGCGACGAGACGCGGCCGACCGTGATGATCGTGCCCGAACTCGACGACTATCTTCGGCCCGAGGAGGCGCGGGCGCGGACGGCGTCGGTGCCCTGCATCCGGGTCGTCCCGGTCGATGAGGGTCGCCACCTGTGGGTCGGGGAGAAGCAGACGTCTCGCGTGCTGGGCGAGATCGTCGCACTCACGAATCCGAGTGCTCTTCCGCTCCCGACCCACGTCCCGAACGCGAGCTGA
- a CDS encoding transglycosylase SLT domain-containing protein produces MTQLRAGSVRAVRPRSLRNTRTRVLFPLAAVAAVAGITLVAVGQAGGGAAVSSVPSVAELAAAESQGYDSNLLTADGSASAPDQGVTDSRAGDTLAVEVTTPTPTPTKTEQSSGSSGSSGSSAGDAPAADPGSAQAIAQDLVAARGWGASEYNCLYQLYQRESGWNVGAENSSSGAYGIPQALPGSKMASHGSDWRTNPATQIAWGLDYISGRYGTPCGAWNHSENNGWY; encoded by the coding sequence ATGACTCAGCTCCGTGCAGGCTCCGTTCGGGCCGTCCGTCCTCGCAGCCTCCGCAACACGCGCACGAGGGTGCTGTTCCCGCTCGCCGCCGTTGCCGCGGTCGCCGGCATCACGCTCGTGGCGGTCGGGCAGGCCGGTGGCGGAGCGGCGGTCTCGAGCGTTCCGAGTGTCGCCGAGCTCGCGGCCGCCGAGTCGCAGGGCTACGACTCGAACCTCCTGACGGCCGACGGCTCCGCCTCGGCGCCGGACCAGGGCGTGACGGACAGCCGCGCCGGCGACACGCTCGCCGTCGAGGTGACGACTCCGACGCCGACGCCCACCAAGACGGAGCAGTCGAGCGGCTCGAGCGGCTCGAGCGGCAGCAGCGCCGGTGACGCGCCGGCCGCGGATCCGGGCAGCGCGCAGGCGATCGCACAGGACCTGGTTGCAGCGCGCGGCTGGGGAGCGAGCGAGTACAACTGCCTGTACCAGCTCTACCAGCGGGAGTCGGGTTGGAACGTCGGCGCCGAGAACTCGTCGAGCGGGGCGTACGGCATCCCGCAGGCGCTGCCCGGCAGCAAGATGGCCAGCCACGGTTCGGACTGGCGGACGAACCCGGCGACCCAGATCGCATGGGGTCTCGACTACATCTCGGGCCGCTACGGCACGCCCTGCGGCGCCTGGAACCACTCGGAGAACAACGGCTGGTACTGA
- a CDS encoding lytic transglycosylase domain-containing protein: protein MTTESPIGSLRARRPRNRPRRRFLLPAAGACAVLGSAFVGLSFVPASAPATADNPSLEQLAQSESQGYEASLVSGEDGSTVAGDRRDDYAVDSIDPTDKNALKQIASEMAAEDYGWGAGEFSCLDKLWEKESGWNPYAENSSSGAYGIPQSYPGEKMAAAGADWKTNPITQMTWGMDYIKAVYGTPCAAWNQHNGSY from the coding sequence GTGACCACGGAATCTCCCATCGGCTCCCTTCGGGCTCGGCGTCCCCGGAACCGCCCGCGTCGCCGCTTCCTGCTGCCCGCGGCGGGCGCTTGCGCCGTCCTGGGGTCCGCGTTCGTCGGGCTCTCGTTCGTTCCCGCCTCCGCACCGGCGACGGCCGACAACCCTTCGCTCGAGCAGCTCGCTCAGTCGGAGTCGCAGGGGTACGAGGCGAGCCTCGTGTCGGGCGAGGACGGTTCGACGGTCGCCGGCGACCGGAGGGACGACTACGCGGTCGATTCCATCGATCCGACCGACAAGAACGCGCTCAAGCAGATCGCCTCGGAGATGGCGGCGGAGGACTACGGGTGGGGTGCGGGTGAGTTCTCGTGCCTCGACAAGCTGTGGGAGAAGGAGTCCGGCTGGAACCCGTACGCCGAGAACTCGAGCTCCGGTGCGTACGGCATCCCGCAGTCCTACCCGGGGGAGAAGATGGCCGCGGCGGGCGCCGACTGGAAAACGAACCCCATCACGCAGATGACGTGGGGCATGGACTACATCAAGGCGGTCTACGGCACCCCGTGCGCCGCGTGGAACCAGCACAACGGCTCGTACTGA
- a CDS encoding DivIVA domain-containing protein, whose product MSASAFPKAPKGQLGYDRDEVDRALRVARQRYDNFDNGSGGKRLTTSSIRLTAFTMRKGGYSAPHVDAALERLEDAVAVREREERIERLGRDEYLKQTKATARAVLKRLRRPDGEKFDRVSVLQRGYDVKEVDGFAAQLEQFLRGGTPLSLREVRGVAFTPRRRGYQEAQVDLVIDAVVDVMLAIR is encoded by the coding sequence GTGAGTGCCAGTGCGTTCCCCAAAGCTCCGAAGGGCCAACTCGGCTACGACCGCGACGAGGTCGACCGGGCCCTGCGGGTCGCCCGTCAGCGCTACGACAACTTCGACAACGGCTCTGGCGGCAAGCGCCTGACGACGTCGAGCATCCGCCTGACGGCGTTCACGATGCGCAAGGGGGGCTACTCCGCGCCACACGTCGATGCGGCGCTCGAACGACTCGAGGACGCGGTCGCCGTGCGCGAGCGTGAGGAGCGCATCGAGCGCCTGGGGCGCGACGAGTACCTCAAGCAGACGAAGGCGACGGCGCGTGCGGTACTGAAGCGCCTTCGTCGCCCCGACGGGGAGAAGTTCGACCGCGTCTCGGTGCTGCAGCGCGGGTACGACGTCAAGGAGGTCGACGGGTTCGCCGCGCAGCTCGAGCAGTTCCTCCGGGGTGGGACGCCGCTGTCGCTCCGCGAGGTGCGGGGAGTCGCGTTCACGCCCCGCCGCCGCGGCTACCAGGAGGCCCAGGTCGATCTCGTGATCGATGCCGTCGTCGACGTGATGCTCGCGATCCGCTGA
- a CDS encoding phosphatidate cytidylyltransferase, which produces MSPDAEPGARPDRPDDPDEPVRRTPDEVPTDTSDRLQRIEQQARLAGNEVRAQVRAGRRRIKAKSDEINARSGRNLVFAILIGVVLGGALLLSLLFIKQLFILFGVAMVGFVCLELSNAMRSTGRHVPRVPTLAVAIVIVPASYYFGPAGQWISLVAGILFLTAWCIVRASLRSEPPPRADVWNDVLASAFVQLYVTFLGSFTVMLAAQERGEFWVLGFLLVVISIDTSAYVFGLNFGKHKMVPRISPSKTWEGLAGAALTSLVVSVAVSVFLFDMPWWFGLVVGPVLLVTATAGDLTESMVKRDLQIKDISSWLPGHGGFFDRLDSILPSGAMAFALYFWGASLTLH; this is translated from the coding sequence ATGTCGCCCGACGCCGAGCCCGGGGCTCGTCCCGATCGCCCTGACGATCCGGACGAGCCGGTTCGGCGCACGCCGGACGAGGTGCCGACGGACACGTCGGACCGCCTGCAGCGCATCGAGCAGCAGGCGAGGCTGGCCGGCAACGAGGTCCGCGCCCAGGTGCGGGCGGGTCGACGACGGATCAAGGCGAAGAGCGACGAGATCAACGCCCGCTCTGGGCGGAATCTCGTGTTCGCGATCCTCATCGGGGTCGTGCTCGGCGGCGCGCTGCTGCTGAGCCTCCTGTTCATCAAGCAACTGTTCATCCTGTTCGGCGTCGCGATGGTCGGGTTCGTGTGCCTCGAGCTGTCGAACGCGATGCGCAGCACGGGGCGGCACGTGCCGCGGGTACCGACGCTCGCCGTCGCGATCGTGATCGTGCCGGCCTCCTACTACTTCGGCCCGGCGGGGCAGTGGATCTCGCTCGTCGCGGGCATCCTGTTCCTGACCGCGTGGTGCATCGTGCGCGCGTCGCTGCGCTCCGAACCGCCGCCGCGTGCGGACGTGTGGAACGACGTCCTCGCGAGTGCGTTCGTGCAGCTGTACGTCACGTTCCTGGGGTCCTTCACGGTCATGCTCGCTGCGCAGGAGCGCGGCGAGTTCTGGGTCCTCGGGTTCCTTCTCGTCGTCATCAGCATCGACACGAGTGCGTACGTGTTCGGCCTCAATTTCGGCAAGCACAAGATGGTGCCCCGCATCAGTCCGTCGAAGACGTGGGAGGGGCTCGCCGGTGCGGCGCTGACGTCGCTCGTCGTGTCGGTCGCCGTGAGCGTGTTCCTGTTCGACATGCCGTGGTGGTTCGGCCTCGTGGTGGGGCCGGTGCTGCTCGTGACCGCCACCGCGGGCGACCTCACCGAGTCGATGGTGAAGCGGGATCTGCAGATCAAGGACATCTCGTCGTGGCTGCCGGGACACGGTGGCTTCTTCGATCGGCTCGACTCGATCCTGCCCTCGGGGGCGATGGCGTTCGCGCTCTACTTCTGGGGTGCGAGCCTCACCCTGCACTGA
- the frr gene encoding ribosome recycling factor has protein sequence MIKEVLEETTEKMTKAVEHAREDFSTVRTGRVNPALFQKLTVDYYGSPTPLEQLASLQVPEARVLVVTPYDKSALKEIEKTIATAPNLGVTPSNDGNIVRVVMPELTADRRKEYVKLANSKAEEARVAIRNIRRKAKTDLDALRDEVGEDDVTRAEKELEASTKQFIERIDEALKNKEAELLEV, from the coding sequence GTGATCAAGGAAGTACTCGAAGAGACCACCGAGAAGATGACCAAGGCCGTCGAGCACGCGCGCGAGGACTTCAGCACGGTGCGGACGGGCCGGGTCAACCCGGCGCTGTTCCAGAAGCTCACGGTGGACTACTACGGGTCGCCGACGCCGCTCGAGCAGCTCGCGTCACTGCAGGTGCCGGAGGCCCGAGTGCTCGTCGTCACGCCGTACGACAAGTCGGCCCTCAAGGAGATCGAGAAGACCATCGCGACGGCGCCGAACCTCGGTGTGACGCCGTCGAACGACGGCAACATCGTGCGGGTCGTCATGCCCGAGCTCACGGCCGACCGCCGCAAGGAGTACGTCAAGCTCGCGAACTCGAAGGCCGAGGAGGCCCGGGTCGCGATCCGCAACATCCGCCGCAAGGCGAAGACCGATCTCGACGCGCTGCGCGACGAGGTCGGCGAGGACGACGTGACGCGTGCCGAGAAGGAGCTCGAGGCGTCGACGAAGCAGTTCATCGAGCGCATCGACGAGGCGCTCAAGAACAAGGAAGCCGAGCTCCTCGAGGTCTGA
- the pyrH gene encoding UMP kinase produces the protein MTESTTSRRVLLKLSGEAFGAGRMGVDPDVLRSISAEIAEAAKHVQIAVVVGGGNFFRGAQLADAGMDRGRADYMGMLGTVMNALALQDFLEQAGAAARVQSAIEMRQVAEPYIPLRAERHMEKGRVVVFGAGAGLPYFSTDTVAAQRALEIRADVVLVAKNGVDGVYTADPRTDAAAERLHHVSYQDALQRGLRVVDATAFSLCMDNGMDMRIFGMSPDGSIRRAILGEDIGTLVSTRVSGW, from the coding sequence ATGACCGAATCCACCACCAGCCGCCGAGTCCTCCTCAAACTCTCCGGAGAGGCGTTCGGCGCCGGACGGATGGGGGTGGACCCCGATGTGCTGCGCAGTATCTCGGCAGAGATCGCCGAGGCGGCGAAGCACGTGCAGATCGCGGTCGTCGTCGGCGGCGGCAACTTCTTCCGCGGTGCCCAGCTCGCGGACGCGGGCATGGACCGCGGTCGAGCCGACTACATGGGCATGCTCGGGACCGTCATGAACGCGCTCGCGCTGCAGGACTTCCTCGAGCAGGCGGGCGCGGCGGCGCGCGTGCAGTCCGCGATCGAGATGCGCCAGGTCGCGGAGCCGTACATCCCGCTGCGCGCTGAGCGGCACATGGAGAAGGGCCGCGTCGTCGTCTTCGGCGCCGGTGCCGGTCTGCCCTACTTCTCGACCGACACCGTCGCGGCGCAGCGTGCCCTCGAGATCCGGGCCGACGTCGTCCTCGTCGCGAAGAACGGTGTCGACGGCGTCTACACCGCGGATCCGCGCACCGACGCGGCGGCCGAGCGCCTGCACCACGTCAGCTACCAGGACGCGCTGCAGCGCGGCCTGCGCGTCGTCGACGCGACGGCGTTCAGTCTCTGCATGGACAACGGCATGGACATGCGCATCTTCGGCATGAGCCCCGACGGCTCGATCCGTCGGGCGATCCTCGGAGAGGACATCGGTACGCTCGTCTCGACGCGCGTCTCCGGTTGGTGA
- the tsf gene encoding translation elongation factor Ts: MANVSLADIKALREQLGTGMIDTKKALEEADGDLEKATEILRLKGAKGNAKRADRSTSEGLVAAKENADGTATLIELACETDFVAKGDKFVGLADRVLDAVAESGATDVDSALAAPLDGKTVKDVIDEVAAILGEKMELRRVARVQGPHVEIYLHRTSKDLPPQVGVVVGYTGSDAETARGIAQHIAFANPTYLSKDDVPAEEVDRERTLVEEISRGEGKPEAALPKIIEGRLKGFFKQIALLEQDYAKDNKQSVAQVASGAGIEVTDFARFRVGA; this comes from the coding sequence ATGGCAAACGTCAGCCTCGCCGACATCAAGGCGCTGCGCGAACAGCTCGGCACCGGCATGATCGACACCAAGAAGGCGCTCGAGGAAGCCGACGGCGACCTCGAGAAGGCGACGGAGATCCTCCGTCTCAAGGGCGCCAAGGGCAACGCGAAGCGCGCGGACCGCTCCACGAGCGAGGGCCTCGTCGCCGCGAAGGAGAACGCCGACGGCACCGCCACGCTCATCGAGCTCGCGTGCGAGACGGACTTCGTCGCCAAGGGCGACAAGTTCGTCGGCCTCGCGGACCGCGTCCTCGACGCGGTCGCCGAGTCGGGTGCGACGGACGTCGACAGCGCCCTCGCCGCGCCGCTCGACGGCAAGACGGTGAAGGACGTCATCGACGAGGTCGCCGCGATCCTCGGCGAGAAGATGGAGCTCCGTCGCGTCGCTCGCGTGCAGGGCCCGCACGTCGAGATCTACCTGCACCGCACGTCGAAGGACCTGCCGCCGCAGGTCGGCGTCGTCGTCGGGTACACGGGGTCGGACGCCGAGACCGCTCGCGGCATCGCGCAGCACATCGCGTTCGCGAACCCGACGTACCTCTCGAAGGACGACGTCCCCGCTGAGGAGGTCGACCGCGAGCGCACGCTCGTCGAGGAGATCTCCCGTGGCGAGGGCAAGCCCGAGGCCGCGCTCCCGAAGATCATCGAGGGACGCCTCAAGGGCTTCTTCAAGCAGATCGCGCTGCTCGAGCAGGACTACGCGAAGGACAACAAGCAGTCCGTCGCGCAGGTCGCGTCGGGTGCGGGTATCGAGGTCACCGACTTCGCCCGCTTCCGCGTCGGCGCGTAA
- the rpsB gene encoding 30S ribosomal protein S2 → MAVVTIRQLLDSGVHFGHQTRRWNPKMKRFIFTERSGIYIIDLQQSLSYIDKAYDFVKETVAHGGTVLFVGTKKQAQESIAEQATRVGQPYVNQRWLGGLLTNFGTVQKRLNRLKELDLVDFDDTTKGYTKKELLIQRRERDKLEKSLGGIRNLTKTPSALWVVDTKKEHLAIDEAKKLGIPVIAILDTNCDPDDVQYPIPGNDDAIRSVSLLTRIIADAAADGLIQRHQKPEQAGNVSAVEPLAEWERELLEQSKPEAEQIDDAAEAAVEHAEAVTEAEDAEPARDDTVSESVVSSEAVADSDIESAEATEAAAAE, encoded by the coding sequence ATGGCCGTCGTCACCATCCGCCAGCTGCTCGACAGCGGCGTCCACTTCGGGCACCAGACCCGTCGCTGGAACCCCAAGATGAAGCGCTTCATCTTCACGGAGCGCTCGGGCATCTACATCATCGACCTGCAGCAGTCGCTGTCGTACATCGACAAGGCGTACGACTTCGTCAAGGAGACGGTCGCCCACGGCGGCACCGTCCTCTTCGTCGGCACGAAGAAGCAGGCGCAGGAGTCGATCGCCGAGCAGGCGACGCGCGTGGGCCAGCCCTACGTCAACCAGCGTTGGCTCGGCGGACTGCTCACGAACTTCGGCACCGTGCAGAAGCGCCTCAACCGTCTCAAGGAGCTCGACCTCGTCGACTTCGACGACACGACGAAGGGCTACACGAAGAAGGAGCTGCTCATCCAGCGTCGCGAGCGCGACAAGCTGGAGAAGTCGCTCGGTGGTATCCGCAACCTCACGAAGACGCCCTCGGCGCTCTGGGTCGTGGACACCAAGAAGGAGCACCTCGCGATCGACGAGGCGAAGAAGCTGGGCATCCCGGTCATCGCCATCCTCGACACGAACTGCGACCCCGACGACGTGCAGTACCCGATCCCTGGGAACGACGACGCGATCCGCTCGGTCTCGCTGCTCACGCGCATCATCGCGGACGCCGCGGCCGACGGCCTCATCCAGCGTCACCAGAAGCCCGAGCAGGCCGGCAACGTCTCGGCCGTCGAGCCCCTCGCCGAGTGGGAGCGCGAGCTGCTCGAGCAGAGCAAGCCCGAGGCGGAGCAGATCGACGACGCCGCCGAGGCGGCCGTCGAGCACGCCGAGGCCGTCACCGAGGCCGAGGACGCCGAGCCCGCTCGCGATGACACCGTCAGCGAGTCGGTCGTCTCGTCGGAGGCCGTCGCGGACAGCGACATCGAGAGCGCCGAGGCCACCGAGGCCGCGGCCGCCGAGTAA